One genomic window of Undibacterium cyanobacteriorum includes the following:
- a CDS encoding DUF4136 domain-containing protein — MKVALNKLGILFMGLLLSVLTGCASTYTSHVVTVNQLPRDLTQKSYQIVATQEQSTSPEFQHASDEVRARLKELGFTETQEQAALQVKLGLRSSYGDVEVWSAHGTVHFIPTAFGTLIPVGAFMNPRYIPMYSRLPMRRPFAYWYDPFYSPFYIGRFGSPFYQPYTVKQYYKHEVAIDISETNGNKPLYQVTARSERSSPEIEEQIPFLVESALREFPMKTGRTWVQLKIEK; from the coding sequence ATGAAGGTCGCGTTGAATAAGCTAGGCATCCTTTTTATGGGTTTGCTCCTCAGTGTATTGACTGGCTGCGCAAGTACCTATACCAGCCATGTGGTCACGGTCAATCAACTCCCGCGGGACCTAACACAAAAAAGCTATCAAATCGTCGCCACTCAAGAACAGAGCACCAGCCCTGAATTTCAACATGCCAGCGATGAAGTGCGAGCGCGTCTGAAAGAACTTGGCTTTACTGAAACGCAAGAGCAAGCGGCGCTGCAAGTCAAACTAGGTCTGCGCAGTAGCTATGGCGACGTCGAAGTGTGGTCGGCACACGGCACCGTACATTTCATTCCAACTGCTTTCGGCACACTGATACCAGTCGGTGCTTTCATGAACCCTCGTTATATTCCGATGTATAGCCGCTTGCCCATGCGCCGCCCATTTGCGTATTGGTATGACCCCTTCTATTCGCCATTTTACATAGGACGCTTCGGCTCTCCGTTTTATCAGCCTTACACCGTAAAGCAATACTATAAGCACGAAGTCGCGATTGATATTAGCGAAACGAATGGCAACAAGCCGCTGTATCAAGTGACCGCGCGCAGCGAACGCTCCAGCCCAGAAATTGAAGAGCAAATTCCTTTCTTAGTCGAAAGTGCATTACGTGAATTCCCGATGAAAACCGGGCGAACTTGGGTGCAACTCAAGATCGAGAAATAA
- the pepN gene encoding aminopeptidase N has translation MRNTNQDVKTIYRKDYVAPGYWVDTVEMGFDLHPQRTHVATRLHMRRNHDSAEKDLILFGEDIQLHQLRLNGVDLKRSAYQRNKERLIISNAPDTVVLEIETSIAADKNTTMSGLYVSNGNFFTQCEAEGFRKITYFPDRPDVMATYTVMLRADKKQFPVLLSNGNLIEQGDLGDGRHYAKWEDPFKKPSYLFALVAGKLVCQEEKYRLKSGRKVLLQVWVEEGNLDKTQHAMDSLKNSIRWDEERFGLELDLDRFMIVATSDFNMGAMENKGLNIFNTKYVLANSRTATDADYAGIESVVGHEYFHNWTGNRVTCRDWFQLSLKEGLTVFRDQEFSGDLVGNATGRAVKRIEDVRILRQHQFPEDAGPMSHPVRPDSYAEINNFYTVTVYEKGSEVVRMYYTLLGHEGFRKGMDLYFQRHDGQAVTCDDFRAAMADANGRDLSQFERWYSQAGTPRVKADGEYDAKRHVYRLKLSQACPATAGQDHKLPFHIPFAMGLLQQDGSEFALQLESGKAHPQAPRSIILELTQETQEFEFHHIEHEPTPSLLRNFSAPVILDFDYSDAQLAHLLAHDSDAFCRWEAGQRLAMRRLLKLVKSVQNGEALALDDMFVEALRKTLVDANLDPAFRELVMTLPSEVMLAEEMEIADPHSIHQARRFVRASLAQALKAEFLSVYQDHLTPGKYKPDAVSAGKRALKNCALSYLLEWSHESTYELAYTQYFEAENMTDKVAALSAMLHCSSALQPQYQARRAEVLQDFFDEFQHEALVIDKWFSLQACAPSTDVKQIRQLMKHKAFSLANPNRARSLIFAFCNANPAQFHAADGSAYELWGDAVIALNKLNPQVAARLARSLDRWTKYPVAQQEMMRAALQRVATTKGLSKDVAEIVNKALAMKTELCL, from the coding sequence ATGCGTAATACCAATCAAGATGTGAAGACAATTTATCGCAAAGACTATGTAGCACCAGGTTACTGGGTCGATACGGTAGAGATGGGATTTGATCTTCATCCACAACGCACCCATGTAGCGACGCGTTTGCATATGCGGCGCAACCACGATAGTGCAGAAAAAGATTTGATATTGTTCGGCGAAGATATTCAACTTCATCAATTGCGCTTGAATGGCGTGGACCTCAAGCGTTCCGCCTACCAACGTAACAAGGAACGTCTGATCATCTCCAATGCGCCTGATACCGTGGTGCTCGAAATTGAAACCAGCATTGCCGCCGATAAGAACACGACCATGTCGGGTTTGTATGTCTCAAACGGCAATTTCTTCACGCAATGCGAGGCAGAAGGCTTCCGTAAGATTACTTACTTTCCAGATCGTCCGGATGTCATGGCGACTTATACGGTCATGCTGCGCGCCGATAAAAAGCAATTCCCAGTATTACTGTCGAATGGCAATTTGATTGAGCAGGGTGATCTTGGTGATGGACGCCACTATGCCAAATGGGAAGACCCATTCAAAAAACCTTCTTATCTGTTTGCTTTGGTCGCTGGTAAGTTGGTCTGCCAAGAAGAAAAATATAGATTGAAGTCAGGCCGTAAGGTGTTGTTGCAGGTGTGGGTCGAAGAGGGCAACCTCGATAAGACCCAACACGCAATGGATTCGCTCAAAAATAGCATTCGTTGGGATGAAGAACGCTTTGGTTTGGAGCTCGACTTAGATCGCTTCATGATCGTCGCCACCAGCGATTTCAATATGGGGGCGATGGAGAACAAAGGCCTCAACATTTTTAATACCAAATATGTGTTGGCCAATTCACGTACCGCAACCGATGCAGATTATGCGGGCATTGAATCGGTGGTAGGGCATGAATACTTCCACAATTGGACTGGTAACCGTGTGACCTGTCGCGATTGGTTTCAATTGTCCTTAAAAGAAGGACTTACCGTTTTCCGTGATCAAGAATTCTCGGGAGATTTGGTGGGCAATGCCACTGGGCGTGCGGTGAAACGAATTGAAGATGTGCGCATCTTGCGGCAACATCAGTTCCCCGAAGACGCGGGGCCGATGTCACATCCGGTTCGCCCCGATTCCTACGCGGAGATCAATAATTTTTACACGGTAACGGTGTATGAAAAAGGTTCCGAAGTCGTGCGTATGTACTACACACTGTTGGGACATGAAGGCTTCCGTAAAGGCATGGATTTATATTTCCAACGTCACGACGGACAAGCTGTGACCTGCGACGATTTCCGTGCGGCGATGGCCGATGCGAACGGGCGTGATCTCAGTCAATTTGAGCGCTGGTATAGCCAAGCGGGTACGCCGCGTGTCAAAGCCGACGGGGAATACGATGCGAAGCGTCACGTGTATCGCTTGAAGTTGAGCCAAGCTTGCCCAGCGACTGCCGGACAAGACCACAAGCTTCCGTTCCACATTCCTTTTGCGATGGGTTTGCTGCAACAAGATGGTAGCGAGTTCGCCTTGCAATTGGAGTCGGGGAAAGCCCATCCGCAGGCACCTCGCTCTATTATTTTGGAATTGACGCAAGAGACGCAAGAGTTTGAGTTTCATCATATCGAGCATGAACCAACGCCCTCATTACTGCGTAATTTTTCCGCGCCAGTGATCTTGGATTTTGATTATTCCGACGCGCAATTGGCCCATTTGTTGGCACATGACAGCGACGCCTTTTGTCGTTGGGAAGCGGGCCAACGTTTGGCAATGCGCCGTCTTCTGAAGCTCGTAAAATCGGTGCAGAACGGTGAAGCTTTGGCGCTGGATGATATGTTCGTCGAGGCATTGAGAAAGACCCTAGTCGATGCCAACTTAGACCCTGCTTTCCGTGAATTAGTCATGACCTTACCGAGCGAAGTCATGCTGGCAGAGGAGATGGAAATTGCTGATCCGCATAGTATTCACCAAGCTCGTCGATTTGTGCGCGCCAGTCTGGCGCAAGCTTTGAAAGCAGAATTTTTAAGTGTGTACCAAGATCACTTAACGCCGGGTAAATACAAACCGGATGCGGTTTCTGCCGGTAAGCGTGCATTGAAAAATTGTGCGCTCAGCTATTTGCTCGAATGGTCTCATGAATCGACTTATGAATTAGCGTACACCCAGTATTTCGAGGCCGAGAATATGACAGATAAGGTGGCAGCGCTGAGTGCGATGCTGCATTGCTCGAGTGCCTTACAGCCTCAATATCAAGCGCGCCGCGCTGAGGTATTGCAAGATTTCTTTGACGAGTTTCAACACGAAGCCTTGGTGATTGATAAGTGGTTTAGCTTGCAAGCTTGCGCACCATCGACCGATGTCAAACAGATCCGTCAATTAATGAAGCACAAGGCCTTTAGCCTCGCGAACCCTAATCGTGCGCGCAGCTTAATTTTCGCCTTTTGTAATGCGAACCCTGCTCAGTTCCATGCTGCAGACGGAAGTGCCTATGAGTTATGGGGCGACGCCGTAATTGCTTTGAATAAATTGAATCCTCAAGTGGCCGCGCGTTTGGCACGTAGCCTCGATCGATGGACGAAGTATCCGGTAGCGCAGCAGGAAATGATGCGCGCAGCTTTGCAACGTGTTGCAACTACCAAGGGATTGTCGAAAGATGTGGCTGAAATCGTCAATAAAGCCTTAGCGATGAAAACGGAGTTGTGCTTGTAG
- a CDS encoding glutaminase, whose product MDYQNILERIQAEVRPLLGLGKVATYIPELSKVSPHHFGMAVYCLDGRRFAVGDADEKFSTQSVTKLFALALAFEREGDAIWKRVGREPSGNPFNSLTQLEYERGVPRNPFINAGALVINDILAQRFVQADIAVLQFMRQLADQPKIEFDRAVALSEQKHAHRNNAIAHLMKDFGNLHNPVDTVIDSYCRQCAISMSCMELAQAGSFLANHGTIPWSGQRILDSSSAKRLNAVMLTCGTYDVAGDFAFRVGLPAKSGVGGGILAIVPGELAVCVWSPGLDTAGNSLAGVMALELFTTMTARSIF is encoded by the coding sequence ATCGATTATCAAAACATTCTGGAGCGAATTCAAGCAGAAGTCCGGCCTCTTTTGGGATTAGGCAAAGTCGCGACCTATATTCCTGAGCTATCGAAAGTGTCGCCACATCACTTTGGCATGGCGGTCTATTGTCTTGATGGACGACGCTTTGCGGTCGGCGACGCTGATGAGAAATTTTCGACGCAGAGTGTCACCAAGTTGTTTGCTTTGGCGCTCGCCTTTGAACGTGAAGGTGATGCGATTTGGAAGCGCGTTGGCCGTGAGCCTTCTGGGAATCCCTTCAATTCCTTAACGCAGTTGGAATACGAACGTGGTGTGCCACGTAATCCTTTCATCAATGCGGGCGCCTTAGTGATTAACGATATTTTGGCGCAACGCTTTGTGCAAGCAGATATCGCCGTCTTGCAGTTTATGCGGCAGCTGGCTGATCAGCCGAAAATTGAATTCGATCGTGCCGTCGCTTTGTCTGAGCAAAAGCATGCGCATCGTAATAATGCCATCGCACATTTGATGAAAGATTTTGGCAATCTACACAACCCAGTCGATACCGTCATCGATAGTTATTGTCGCCAGTGTGCGATCAGTATGAGTTGCATGGAGTTGGCACAAGCGGGTAGTTTCCTCGCCAATCACGGCACGATTCCCTGGAGTGGCCAGCGCATCCTTGATTCGAGTTCGGCGAAGCGCTTGAACGCCGTGATGCTGACTTGCGGTACTTATGACGTCGCAGGTGACTTTGCGTTTCGGGTGGGATTGCCAGCTAAGTCTGGTGTTGGTGGTGGTATTCTCGCCATTGTTCCTGGCGAGCTCGCTGTATGTGTGTGGTCTCCAGGACTTGATACCGCCGGAAATTCTTTGGCTGGCGTGATGGCTCTAGAATTGTTCACCACCATGACGGCACGTTCAATTTTTTGA
- a CDS encoding class 1 fructose-bisphosphatase, giving the protein MKRISLTRFLVEEQRLNNSIPAELRLLIEVVARACKTISHAVGKGALGEVLGTAHSENVQGEVQKKLDILSNEILLEANEWGGHLAAMASEEMETIHPIPNRYPQGEYLLLFDPLDGSSNIDVNVSIGTIFSVLKAPEGVQTPTEQDFMQKGSQQVAAGYAIYGPQTMLILTTGNGVNCFTLDREMGSWVLTERNIQIPVDTQEFAINMSNVRHWYPPVTRYVDEMLAGKTGPLNKNYNMRWIASMVADVHRILHRGGIFMYPADKREPDKPGKLRLMYEANPMSFIVEQAGGASTDGKQRMLDIQPTALHQRVPVFLGSKNEVELVTRYHQEAK; this is encoded by the coding sequence ATGAAACGTATTAGTTTGACTCGATTCCTCGTCGAGGAACAACGCCTCAATAACAGCATCCCCGCTGAATTGCGTTTGTTAATTGAAGTGGTGGCACGTGCCTGTAAGACGATTAGTCATGCAGTCGGCAAGGGCGCTTTGGGTGAGGTGTTAGGTACCGCGCATTCCGAAAACGTCCAGGGAGAAGTCCAGAAAAAACTCGATATTTTGTCGAATGAGATTCTGTTGGAAGCCAACGAATGGGGCGGTCATTTGGCGGCGATGGCGTCCGAGGAAATGGAAACCATCCATCCGATTCCCAATCGTTACCCGCAAGGTGAATATTTATTGCTGTTCGATCCACTCGACGGCTCTAGCAATATTGACGTGAATGTGTCGATCGGTACCATCTTCTCAGTCTTGAAAGCACCTGAGGGCGTACAAACGCCAACGGAACAAGACTTCATGCAAAAGGGTAGCCAACAAGTGGCCGCTGGTTATGCGATTTATGGTCCGCAAACCATGTTGATTTTGACGACAGGCAATGGCGTGAATTGCTTCACCTTGGATCGTGAAATGGGTTCATGGGTACTGACCGAACGCAATATCCAAATCCCTGTCGATACTCAAGAGTTTGCGATCAATATGTCCAACGTACGTCATTGGTATCCTCCAGTCACGCGCTATGTCGATGAAATGTTGGCGGGCAAAACCGGTCCATTGAACAAGAATTACAATATGCGTTGGATTGCTTCTATGGTGGCCGACGTTCATCGTATTTTGCACCGTGGCGGCATCTTCATGTATCCGGCTGACAAGCGTGAACCGGACAAGCCAGGCAAGCTCCGTTTGATGTATGAAGCGAACCCAATGTCCTTCATCGTCGAACAAGCCGGCGGCGCATCAACCGATGGCAAACAACGTATGCTCGATATTCAACCAACCGCCTTACATCAACGTGTTCCAGTATTCTTGGGTTCGAAGAATGAAGTGGAGTTGGTGACGCGTTATCACCAAGAGGCGAAGTAA
- a CDS encoding DMT family transporter: MFVSSPVSTSTSRSTDAAQRRQHLLGLGLAITGAVLFSAKAILAKLIYRYQVDAITVIALRMLFTVPLMAAIALWQAYRHPPLTKADRWRLVGLGLVGYYLSSFLDFLGLQYISAGLERLILFLTPSFVLFIHAFFMKKPILVKQWWSLAVAYLGIVLVFVHDLGFNGTQVILGSGLVLGSAIAYATYLIQSGEMVQRLGSIRLVSYAMCVSSAASLLQFFILKPADQLFQPEAVMGLSMLNAIFCTVLPVFLTMFAVKRVGAAIASQAGMIGPVSTLILGSVFLQEQVSAWQIAGASLVISGMYLLSKLK; this comes from the coding sequence TTGTTTGTGAGTTCCCCAGTTTCTACTTCCACGTCCCGCAGCACAGATGCGGCGCAACGCCGTCAACATTTACTGGGTCTCGGTTTGGCAATCACCGGCGCCGTACTTTTTTCGGCCAAGGCAATTCTGGCAAAATTAATCTATCGATATCAAGTCGACGCCATCACGGTCATCGCCCTGCGTATGCTGTTCACGGTTCCTCTGATGGCAGCGATCGCGCTATGGCAGGCATATCGTCATCCGCCGCTTACTAAGGCCGATCGTTGGCGTTTGGTTGGACTTGGTTTAGTCGGGTATTACTTATCGAGTTTTCTGGACTTTCTGGGGCTGCAATACATCTCGGCGGGTTTAGAACGCTTAATCCTGTTTTTGACGCCTTCGTTCGTGTTGTTCATTCATGCCTTCTTTATGAAAAAGCCCATCCTTGTCAAGCAGTGGTGGTCTTTAGCGGTGGCCTATCTTGGTATCGTTCTGGTGTTTGTACATGACTTGGGCTTCAATGGAACTCAAGTGATTTTAGGATCGGGGCTCGTGTTAGGTTCAGCGATCGCCTATGCCACGTATCTGATACAGTCGGGTGAAATGGTGCAGCGTTTGGGATCTATACGCTTGGTTTCTTATGCGATGTGTGTTTCGAGCGCCGCCAGTTTGTTGCAATTCTTTATTCTCAAACCAGCTGATCAACTCTTTCAGCCCGAGGCAGTGATGGGCCTGTCGATGTTGAACGCGATTTTTTGCACGGTGTTACCGGTGTTTCTAACCATGTTCGCGGTCAAACGCGTCGGCGCTGCGATCGCGTCGCAAGCGGGCATGATCGGTCCGGTGTCGACGCTGATCTTGGGTTCGGTCTTTTTGCAGGAGCAGGTCAGTGCATGGCAAATTGCGGGAGCGAGCTTAGTGATTTCAGGGATGTATTTGCTGAGTAAGCTTAAATAG
- a CDS encoding DUF1631 family protein, which produces MDSNSNAPDEIGAHKNSEESAMSKQRARASNAARLLILQATVPIATNLASSQLEAFANRLADELGRLADQAVRPEDAKIALDAQILLKRNSSVFYRLVAAQINLALSKEVSIFNTKKRAKKEDLYLDNTARTYEQMEERILLRHASQSLDVMSAEALVMLNTLIGRILNRMPIDISQNPFRPELFVNAVYEAWKELDSNSTSHLVILRVLQPHIFIQLTPILDEINRELMAKGIHPDSSHDSDGPTVLQAFLPATSISQNPVMRAKLRKVFSGDIELAPISLEDAPASFLDLNDERAVLDETLEAQTTQDNFDKQVVDQHFFEDLIEMQKTMAFPEVGVETDEAFEAATSSLRAPLETNLRRLLKTRSALKLGVVERNSIELLARIFDYIFADQTLRDDIKALIAQLQIPMLRVALSDIDFFMRESHPARTLMDILGSSGMVLDADKDPLLEKIGDIVERVQSEFNEQIDMFSDVVIDLENFLKEEEQRAQEAISQPVQTALSEEKMRVARELAEHDVAIRVETGEVAGFLENFLQEQWIRILTIAHSVKDEKPHALENALKTMDDLIWSLKPKNSAEERKELIVKLPSMLTLLNAWLNAIRWDEPERVLFFSKLAERHAAMARAPLELSPRRQLEIAVNIAQRASNRRLDRLVHSKQTQLDDEASKQVEELDIGMWLDFTDAFDHVTRYKLAWISPKRTSFIFTNRQGGGAFSISAEELTKRCREGDVTNVVVNSLLDRALGFALRDIPG; this is translated from the coding sequence ATGGATAGTAATTCCAATGCACCAGACGAGATTGGTGCGCATAAAAATTCCGAAGAGAGCGCGATGAGCAAACAACGGGCCCGTGCGAGCAACGCTGCACGCCTTTTGATTTTGCAGGCAACCGTGCCGATTGCAACGAATCTTGCTTCATCCCAGTTGGAAGCATTCGCGAACCGACTCGCCGATGAGTTAGGTCGTCTGGCAGATCAAGCTGTGCGACCAGAAGATGCCAAGATCGCGCTTGATGCGCAAATTCTTCTTAAGCGTAATAGCTCAGTGTTTTACCGTTTGGTTGCGGCGCAGATCAATCTTGCGTTGAGCAAGGAAGTCAGTATTTTCAACACCAAAAAGCGGGCTAAGAAAGAGGATCTTTATCTCGACAACACGGCGCGTACTTATGAGCAGATGGAAGAGCGCATCTTGTTACGCCATGCGAGCCAAAGTCTTGATGTGATGAGCGCTGAAGCCTTGGTCATGTTGAATACCTTGATCGGCAGAATCCTCAACCGCATGCCTATCGATATTTCACAGAATCCCTTTAGGCCTGAGCTGTTTGTGAATGCGGTCTATGAGGCGTGGAAAGAACTTGATTCGAATTCCACCTCACATTTGGTGATTTTGCGCGTTTTACAGCCCCATATTTTCATTCAACTGACACCGATTCTTGATGAAATCAATCGCGAATTGATGGCCAAGGGAATTCATCCTGATAGTAGCCATGACAGTGATGGCCCGACGGTATTGCAAGCATTTTTGCCAGCGACTTCGATTTCGCAAAATCCTGTGATGCGAGCAAAGCTGCGCAAAGTCTTTTCGGGCGATATTGAGTTGGCGCCGATCTCTTTGGAAGATGCACCGGCCTCCTTCCTAGACTTAAATGATGAACGAGCGGTTCTTGATGAGACCTTAGAGGCACAAACTACACAGGACAATTTTGATAAGCAAGTTGTCGATCAGCATTTCTTTGAGGACCTCATCGAAATGCAAAAGACGATGGCTTTTCCTGAAGTCGGTGTTGAGACAGACGAAGCTTTTGAAGCCGCTACCAGTAGTCTTCGGGCGCCACTTGAAACAAATCTACGTCGCTTACTGAAGACACGCTCCGCGCTCAAGCTCGGTGTGGTGGAACGTAATTCGATTGAATTATTAGCGCGTATTTTTGATTATATTTTTGCTGATCAAACTTTGCGCGACGATATCAAGGCTTTGATCGCGCAATTGCAAATACCAATGCTTCGTGTTGCCTTGTCCGACATCGATTTCTTTATGCGGGAATCGCATCCTGCGCGAACGCTGATGGATATTTTAGGTAGCTCTGGCATGGTGTTGGATGCCGATAAAGATCCCTTGCTCGAGAAGATTGGCGATATCGTTGAACGCGTGCAGTCGGAATTTAACGAACAAATCGATATGTTTTCTGATGTCGTGATCGACTTAGAAAATTTCTTGAAAGAGGAAGAACAACGCGCACAAGAAGCGATTAGTCAGCCCGTGCAAACGGCTCTGAGTGAAGAAAAAATGCGGGTCGCTCGCGAGCTTGCCGAACATGATGTGGCAATTCGGGTTGAAACGGGTGAGGTGGCAGGTTTCTTGGAGAATTTTTTACAGGAGCAATGGATACGCATCTTAACGATTGCACATAGCGTCAAAGATGAAAAGCCGCATGCCTTGGAAAACGCGCTCAAAACGATGGACGATCTCATTTGGAGTCTGAAACCGAAAAACAGCGCTGAGGAACGCAAAGAGTTGATAGTGAAATTGCCGTCGATGTTGACCTTGTTGAACGCTTGGTTGAATGCGATTCGTTGGGATGAGCCAGAACGTGTCCTGTTCTTCTCCAAACTGGCCGAACGTCATGCCGCGATGGCGCGTGCCCCGCTTGAATTGTCGCCACGCCGCCAATTAGAAATTGCAGTGAATATCGCGCAACGAGCCAGTAATCGTCGCTTAGATCGCTTAGTGCATAGCAAACAAACGCAATTGGACGACGAAGCGAGTAAGCAAGTCGAGGAATTGGATATTGGTATGTGGTTGGACTTTACCGACGCCTTTGACCATGTGACACGTTACAAATTAGCGTGGATTAGCCCGAAACGCACGAGCTTTATTTTCACTAATCGTCAAGGTGGTGGAGCATTTTCAATCTCGGCAGAAGAACTGACGAAACGTTGCCGTGAAGGTGATGTGACCAACGTGGTGGTGAACTCTTTGCTCGATCGCGCGCTGGGTTTTGCTTTGCGCGATATTCCTGGTTAA